The Brassica oleracea var. oleracea cultivar TO1000 chromosome C7, BOL, whole genome shotgun sequence sequence TTTTGAAATATTTAAGCTAAAGTTGGTCAAATTTTATCTTTATTTGATTATGGCATAAAACATTGAGTAATTTAATTATTTTATCTTAAAATTAACTAGAAAATTTAATGATGAATTCTTGATTAATATTTATTAATAATATAAAAAATCTTGTTGTATAAGTACAATTTTGTTTATTAGTTTAACTATTTATATGTTCTTTTCTATTAAAATATTTATTTTTATTTTTTATCGTTGAGATTTTTATGATTCGTTTAGGGCAACCATAAATACTCGTACGGCTCTAATCACAGTTATTTAAATAGTCGATAGCTAAGGAAAACGAATAAAGAACTGCGTAGACAAGTTCATGATAAGAATGATTTGTGTATATGAGAGGGTATCGTGTCATGTTGTATGTAGGTGTGTGCACCAAAGAGGATGCATGCGTGGGCGCCCTTTCTAACTCTGAATAAAAATAGAATAAAAAGAGCTACACTGCGTATTTTATTAGAACACATATATAGTGAAGACTTCAAAATAACAGTGTTATCAAATATATTTTTAACATTTTATTTTATTGATATTGGTTTGAAACTATTAATTCATAGAAGAAATTGGATATATAAAAAGAAAACTACTACTATTCCTTAAGGTAAATAGCATATATTATTTTTAATGATACATTAATAGTACTATGATTATAAGGTAAATATCTAAACATTTCCATATCTATACTAGGAGACAAATTTCTAAAATCTTTAAAACAACATAATACATTTCATATTTGGAGATATTTTTGATTGTCTTTGTCGATTTTGTTCATTATTACGACGACACTGTGAAAAGTTTTTTTTTTTTTAAATACAACATTTTTTTTTCGGAAAAGAATTTTCATTCATGAAAACTAATAAGCTTTGTGGAAGCACCAAAACCTACTAGTTAAAGTTTAAAGGTTTCTACAACCTAGGTCTAGGGTTTGATTCACAGACTATGCAATTTCTTACATATTATATGATGTGAAACTTATCAGAGGTTCTAGAGTACTGTAGGCAGAGACGTTCGCGAGCATGTCCATCGAGGATGTTGTACATGCAGAACCGTCCGTCGATTCAAGTGTTTCGGGGAGAACTTCATCATAGAATCCTTATCCATAGAGCTGTTCATCAATATCTCATATGTTACAGGTAGTTGATCATCATATGTAATAGAGTTAGTGATTATATGATAATGTAATGTGTTATCCAATATAAAAAAAACTACTAGGCTCCAAAAAGAGCATTGTCTGCCATCAACCTTGCCAGAGCTGATTTGGCTAAGGAGTCTGCCATTACATTACAAGAACGGGAAACATGAGAGAAAGATAAGTGATTGAAGAGAGAGGCAAAGTTTCTAATGTCAACAAGGTGACCCGCAATCTCATTCAATTCAGACCCTGATAGGAGGGTGGAGATGAGGATTAGAGAGTCCGAGAATAAGTTCAGTGTGGTTAGTCCCAAAGTTGCTGCTGCTCGAAGAGCGTTCCTTACTGCCATTGCTTCAGATACTAGAGTTGAGCCCACATGAGATCTTGAGGCTGATTCTTTGCTTAATATTAGTGTTGTTAGTTGTATTGATTGTCCAACCATACCCACCACAAAAGGAGTTCGAATCCCAGGCTCCGACCCAACATGAGGGAAAATTTTCATTGGGTCTACGTACCTCTGAAGGGAGATAGAGGAGGTTTAGTCTTCTGGGAGAGATGATTTGCCGATTCCCATTCTTTAGCAGCCAGCAAGGATTTAACCAAAATGTTTGTTGCCGTAGGAGACAAGTTATCAAATATAGCTCTTTTCCTTGCCGTCCATAAGTTCCAGAGAATCGAGGGGGATAAGGATTAGTAAAAAGACGATATTTTCTTTCCTTTTTTTCAACTAAAATTTCCAACAATTGTCCACACATGATTACAATACACAGGTCCAAATCACAGATGATCAGCCACAAAAAAAAAAAAGGATACAAAGCTCCCCTCAAAATAGCACACAACATTTTTTTTTGTTTTACTGAATAGTACACATTCAGTTCAAAAGATCATCAATATTCCAAAAAGATAAAACTACGAGGAATGAAACAGGAGAAACTAGATGGAAAGAAAAATTACTGTGAAAGGGAAGTTCTTTTGATCTCAAGATAATGAATCGAGTTTGTACCGAATTATCTAATTCATCTCTGCAATAAGTGTCACCGTTGGTCTAGAGGTGGAGGAATGCAAACAGTAAGAGAAATTCTGTTCTCTCTAAATGAAGTAAAATCAAACCTGGAAAAGAAGTTTGAAATTGACTGAGATATTCTTATCTCTAAAAAGCCTAATCATTCATCTTAAGAAATTTTCAAGATGAGCCGGTGGAGATAGATTGGATTTAGCGCAAAAGTAAGACCAGATTCCGGCAGAGTATGTACAGCTGAAGAACAAATGCTGGTGAATTTCTACAAAAGACGAAAAGAGAAAACAAACTCAGAACTTAGAGAAGATAAAAAGCATTAAACATAATGAGACTAACATCCCAGTATAATTAAGCGAAGCCCACTTGGGCATGTCATTCACGTGGCAGCAGTAAAACTTTGAAACTTTCCCTTGATATAGAACCACATTTAAGAAAACCAATTTGTGTGAACCACACGCCCCTAAAACACGACCTAAGAGGCGAAGAACCAAAAAATCTCCGACTGCAATTTTGGCGACATGCTGGTGTGTGTCGCCGACGATAGGCCTGTGGTGAACTTTGTCTTCTTCTACTTCAACCTCTCCCCCTATCTTGCCATGGAAACGATGAAATCAACTTCGTCACCTCCGTCGATTGCGAGGGAATCTATCGAGCAAGGTTCTTCCAACATCAGCTTTACAAAACTCTATGGTACTAATTAAGGATCCATCTGCTCTGTCTCTGACTTCTGTTTGCTCAAAGGGAATTGAAGCCTTAGCTCTTCCAGAAAGTGACACAGAGCTCTCAAACTCTTAGCTCCCCGACGGCTCTGTTATTAGTGAAGGCTTGAGCTCTCTCTCACTCTCCAACCACAACATAGAAGGATTGAAGGAACCTCCTTCGACTGTCATCACCCCTCCGTCGTCTGGATCAGTTGCTCCTCCTTCGGCTTCTCAGTACTGGTCACTCAAACATTTGAAGTTCTAAACACTCCTTCAACTGACTCAATTTCTCCTCATAAGGTCTATCAGGCACATGAAACTCGACTTGAAGTCAATGTAACACCTCCGATCTAAGAAACCACCACTCCTCAAGAGTCAAACAAATTTGTTCCCTCTTTAGGTTCATCAGCAAAACCGATTTTCTTCAAACCATCTGGTACGCCTTCTGAACCAAATACCCCTTGAGACTACGATATGTGCTTGTTGGGAATCAGTTAGCCACTCTTTGGCCGTCACTCAATACATGATCTTAATCAAGAAACCGAATAGAAAACATCCGACACGTACTCTCCAGCCTCCGATAGAAAAGCTACCGCCTCCGGAACTCAAAGCTGATGGAAGCTTAAGAATCTCGTGGGCTGCGAGATTAAGCCCAGAGTCGCTAAATCTATATCGTGCTTCTACTCCCACTTACACACTTGATGGTACACCTGGGGTATCAATCCCCTCTAAAGTGCTTAAACTAGGACCTGAAAACAAGGATGAGTATATCGTTGACAGGTTCCATAGATGTTCTTTACCTCTAGACGGTATTGTTCATGCTGTGATTAATAGAATTTGGGGAATGAGTTGTAAGATTAAGTGGAAGAAGCTTAGTGATTCTTCCTTTATGTTTCATATCCCTCAACAACCTACTTGTCAATTAGTAATCCAGAGAGGAGTCTAGCATATTGATGATTGCTTTCTTTTTGTACTACCGTTGACTCTAGAGGGATCTTTCAAAATTCCAGAAATATCTACATTGCCGGTCTGGGTAAATTAAAAAAGAAATTCATGATTGCTGCTACTCGAGATTAGAGATTAGTCATGTTTCCTCATATCTTGGAGAGCCTATTCTAACGCATAAACCTTGCATGGATTCTACTATGGGTGAAGCTAAGGTGTTAGTTGAGATGAAATTAGATAGTGACTTCTCAAAATTCATTGCTCTTGATGATAAGCAGGGAAGCATATTCCTTGTTAATGTTGACTATATATGGATTCCATCTCCGTGTGAGAGATGTGGTAGCTTAGGCCACAAACCAAGAAGTGTTTGTTGTAGTCTAATCCTACACAAGATAAGCATTTGTCTTCAAATACAGATGGAGTTAGTGTTGAGACATTAGCACATACATTTCTCACTCTAGTAGTTTGGAAATTGACAAGCAATGGTTTTCGCTCATCTCCTCAAACAAAACTAATGTGTTATCTCATTCTGCTTTCAAGAAAGAATGAGGAACATGATATCTATTCAATAAAAGGAAAAAAAAATCCCAGTAAAGATTTTTCAGTTTTAACATTAAAATATTTGATTATGAAACCTAATAAGATGTGGAAAATGTATCATCTTTGTGTAGGTTCGCCACAATTGGTCTGACACTTTTCAGCATAATAATCCCCTCTATAATTACATTTGAAGAACAACCATTTTCGCTTGAAATGAATGCTGGCCAATAGTGTCCAATGTTGTTTCCATTGACCCAAGTTGTACCTTTTCCAAGTCCCAAAAGATCGATAACAACTGGACATTTTCCAAAGGAGCCTTGAAAGTAGTCTGAAAGACAAAATGGTATTGATATTAAATCAACAAGTGTTTTGTTGTTTATCTTATGGATAATAATATCTACTTACCTTATACCAAGACATGGTTCTGTTGAATGGTATACTTTCAACTGACCATTTAGACATTGATTCTGTTTTAAAGAGTTGGTCCTCAAACCCAATTAGGCCGGCTTATAGCTCAATTTATGAGTAGACAAGTCCTTAACTATAGTTTCATCACCATTTCTTCGATAATAGAAATGGGTCCAGTGATTCCAACCGGTGCACTATATAGTTCTATAAAGAAATTTGACAAAATTTATTTTTCAGTCATACTTAAAAAGGAGTTTTAACTTTTAAAAAATACAAGATAAAATAATATTTAAAAATTACCGCAAGTTCCACAGTTATGCTAAGGGGAGAAATGACATTATGACCAGACTTAAACTTTGCATCTTTCTCAAATACATAGTAGAATTTTCCATTATCAGCTTGTTGATTACTTAAAAATATAAATCAATGATTTTGTTTTGGTAAATTAGTGTTATTGAGATTTGAAATAAAAACATATATATGGGTTACTTATCAATATGCTGTCCATTGAAAAAAACGTGAAATATATATGAGAAGTATTGTTGATGCGAAGAGACATGGTTTTTTCCAAAAATGGATTTCATTTTTAAATTTAACGATAGTCATGTACTATAGATAATCACTTTGGTCATTGCTTGCTACTTTATAATCATAAAGTTGTCTCTTTGTAGATTCTCGTTTTCCTTTCAAAAGGAAATTATCCATGTTTTCTGGTCTCCGTGATCATTTCAGAGTTGAAGGGTGATAATCTGAAAATTGAAAACCAACAAAACAATGAATTTTGGTTACAACTGTGAATGAATAATGGTTGTTAGTACAAAATTTCAAAATTTACAAAAGAAAATGTAAAAGAAAAAACTTTGGCACTGTTATAAGTCTCGATCAGTTTTGCAATCTGGTAAAATGGTAACAGAACAAGTCTGAATTTTCATTTCTGTTTCTAAAAAACCAGTTTGATCATTCTTCGGTTGTATAAATTGTTGTCTATATAATATGTTCATGATAAGTAAATAATCAAGAATAACACGTACGATACTAATAAAAATAACAAGAATATTACCGATGCAAAGTTTCCAAAGTCAATGGTGGAGATGTTTCTGTATGCTATGAAGAACATCTTGAAGTTGTTTCCATATTCGTCTCCTTTCATGGCCACAATTGCTATAATTTTAGAATCTTACTCATAGAGATCCACCACTCAAACTAGTTGGGTTCTAACAATCATGCAGAACCTTGGTTATGCCACCAAGGTAATAACTTGCCTCATCAGAAAGAATTTCAAGGATAGTTGTGATTCGAATGGGAGTAAACGGGAATAACTCCAAGCTTGGATCCCCTTGAGATATTCAATAAAAGTTGCATCCTCTTGAAGTCGACTGGTGACCTTCCTGAACGAGCTATCAAAAGCACATTTTTCATCAGATTAACGACTAACGATAACCAAAAACGACAAAGTAGTGACCTAACAAAACTATTTACCGTGGTCCATGTTTCATTCATATCGAACCACCTTCATGAAGTTTTCAAAGACTAATTTCTCGTCAGTCTTCATGACGAAGTATTTACTCTATCAATATTAAACCGAGCTGTTAGGTGCATTGACTATCTGAGGATTACCGACAAGGTTGTACATGTCGGGCTTTTGAGAAACAGTCATGAAGCTGGTTATAGCTTCAAGTACCTGCAGCCCCATATCCTGTTCGAGCTCACAAGACAGCACTAGAAGGCCTATTATAGTTAGGACTCCACTATCAACTGGGAGATAGCCATCTCATGTCTGTGACAATATTTGAATAGAAGAGAAGGAAGAGGGAACCAGAGATGGCACTCCTTTACAAACACCTTGTACATCGTAAATACCCAGGAGGTGCCAACCAAGATGTCTCGGACTCAGTAGGAAGAATGAAAATCGTCTCTATAGGTACTTCAAGCGACTCCCAACCCCTGAAGTAACTCCTCCGTATAAGCGTTTTCGGAGTCAAAAACACCGGGTGAGAAGCGACCAGACGAGTGGGATCCCCAGAACTTCTTACAGGAATAAAAGCACCGCCTCCACCATCGGCACCCCCGACAAGTTCCAAAGCAGGAGGGAGAACCCTAGTTTTGGAACTTTTAGTGGTTCGGGGACCGCTAGAAGAAGGAAGACGTGAAATAGGGAGGTCATCGTCAGACGACGAGCCACCGGAAGATGGAGCCAAGGGCGTCCTTTAGTTTCTTCTCATCAACGTCGCAATCGAAAAAGAAGGGAGAGAAATGAACAACAAGAGAAGCACTTTTACGAAGATGAAGATGAAGTCAAGAGACGAAGAAGACAAAATCGCAAAAATCCAAGAAATGTATAAGAGAAACTAACTTATAACGGTTAAAGAATAAAAACCTCTCTCTGAAACAACACGATGGCGACAAAAATGAAAAATGAAGGGTCTAATCTCTCAAAAACCAAAGAAGAACATGATTACTTGTCTTGAAACAATTCAGTTTCCAAGGAAGGAAAGTTGAATCCTTTGAGTTAAATCAATCAAATCGCAGATCAAGTCAGTAATTAATTTTAGAAACCGGAATCTCGAACCAGATTTTGAAGTACAAAAACCATCGGTCTCAAGTACACCATCCAGGTAGGAATCAATACTCGACCTGGCTAGCGACCTCAGACACACCGGACTCCAAGGAGGCTTCACCCCACTCCAAACCCGGTCCAAGGTCCGGTCCAATAGTTCAAAAGCCTGATAAGAAGACAATATTCCCATAAAGAACGCAAGTCCATCCCGAGTTCGAAGAGAGTCAAGGCCGGGCTAACCCGGTCAATCCAAAACATAAGGAAGATTAGAGCATCAAAGATGGTCTTTGTGACCTTAGATGCTCAACGGAGATCACGTTGTTATTACAATCCTCCTCTAAATATCTATAGAAGAGCCACAAAGGAGAAGGGGATCCAAGTTTCCGACATCACAAATATACTTAAATTACTTTTGAGTTTACTTATATTCTTATATCCCCTTGTTCATCACAGTTGTATAATTTCAAAATCAATAATACACATTTTCATACCAAAATCATCAATAAATAGTCTTTTTACTTATTACTTCCTCAGTACGTTAGTCTAAACTCAAACGCTAAGTGGTTTTTGAGATCTATCAACCTTGTATCTGTGTAATACCCTGGTAATGAATTCGTCAATCCAGTTGTCATGTTCTTGAAGACTTGCATGTGCAGCAATGTGGAGATGCCAATGTGTATATTTTCACAATTAAAGTGTCTTCCCTAAAGTTTTTTTGTTGCAAACGCCAGACTACAGAGATGCATATGATATGAAGATGATCTTCGAGACATTTATGATCATAGGCTTTTATCCAATGATCTCAATCTATGTTTATAAACCCTACTTATAATATTGGTAGTATCTTCTTGATCATATCATTCATATTTGGGGGAATTTCATGTTAACCACTTTTATGGTATCATTATTTATCTTTATCATCACTAAACAACATACATTTTCAAAAATACATTCTTCATTAAGTGGTAAAAGATTCTTGTATCCTTGTATGATATCATTATTTGGGGGAATTTCATGTTAACCACTTTTATGGTATCATTATTTATCTTTATCATCACTAAAAAACATACATTTTCAAAAATACATTCTTCATTAAGTGGTAAAAGATTCTTGTATCCTTGTATGATATCATTATTTGGGGGAATTTATTTATCTTTATCATCATTAAACAACATACAATCTTTATCATCACTAAAAAACATACATTTTCAAAAATACATTCTTCATTCATATTTGGGGGAATTTCATGTTAACCACTTTTATGGTATCATTATTTATCTTTATCATCATTAAACAACATACATTTTCAAAAATACATTCTTCATTAAGTGGTAAAAGACTCTTGTACCCTTGTTTTCTATATAAATAATTATTTAAAAAAATAAAAAAAATTCAAATTTTTTTTTGAAAATTGAATATTATGTTTGAAACTATTTTTTTTATATTTTTTAAGTATTTATTTATATATTTATTAGAATCCTAAATTTCATATTCCAAAAATGTTTTTCGAGACCCATAACTCTAAACCCTAAGTCTAGATTAGTTAAATCTAGGGGTATAAATATATTTTACCATTCGTTAAAAGTGAAAGTAAAAATAGTTAGTGTAAACATAAAAAGTAGTATTAGTAACGTAATATTTTGGATCTAGGAATGCACATGCTTAAAGATTCACTTATATTTCGAAATCTCAAATTTGGACAATACCATCCCGTCCCAGCTGACAAACCGTGCCTGTACTGGAATAAACCGAGCACAGTTCCTGAATGTGTTTTACCAGTCTTAAAACAGCGTGTGGTTGTATTAAATTATTGAAGTCATAAGAACTCAGACAGAACATGTAAAGTTACAAAAAATCTCAAATAGTTTAAAAGAAAAAGTTCAAATATCGCTCATGATATCATAAAACACAGCCTTCAATTTCCTAAGGATCATTTCTCACTTCAAAAGGGAAATACAACAATACATCTGTTTGTAACTGTATCCACACAAACTCGTGCTGTCGTGTAACCCTACAAATAATTAAAAAAAAGTTGAAGATAAAAGACTGGATGCAATTTTGAACATGTCAGTAATAGATAGTTCAAGATTTTAAGAGATTACCTCCTCTTATCTTAGTTTTCTTAAACCTTGAACTCATGGACGTGGAACCATTTCGTGGATGACCATTTGTTTCCTTTCACCACTGGACATCCACCTGAAAATCAAAGCAGACGATATAGAAATTTAGAGACATCAATATTATTCTCACTGAAAGAAAAAAAGAGTTTTTGGTTGTTGAATCTCTTCACCGTGCAAACTGGAAGGGTCTAGAGAGGCATCAGGTCTCATGTTCCAGAAAAGTAAAGCATCTCTTTTCTTTGGTAGAACAGAGAGTCCTTCTTTGCCACATTCCGAGAGCTGGTTCCACCATGGGACTGCACTTATGTTTCCTTTTGCTGCTGGGAACACGGTCTCGCCACCATCATCAACATCCGAGCTAATGTATTGTGTTGAAAAAAGAAGATTAAAAACACGTAAAGAAATATCTCTTAGCTAAAAAAGAGATTATGAGATTCTTTTGGTTACTTACAGGTACATAAGAACAGTGGCTATTCGTTGTCCTCCGTTCTTGGTGTTGAACTCATCTAAGAAATAATCATAGTGAGGCTCATACTTCTGGCCAACTTGGTAGTGAAGAACCTGAAGACCTTCTCCATTTTCTACAAACAAACAATGATCCACAAAATCAAAGATATGATGATTAACTCCAACCTTGCAAAAAGGGAACGTACCAACAGGAATGAAGGTGAAATCTGAAATCCTTTGCTCAATCCTCTCGACAACTTCGTCATGTCCTCTTTTGAGAAAAGTTCCAGAGCTGGTCCTTACTCTGAGCAGAGACCGTATACACAAAAAACCTTGCCAAGTTAAAAATAAGAAGAAGCAAAAAAAAAAAAAAAAAAGGAAAGAGTGGATAAATCACCTGCTATCTTTGCTGCCACCGGTTTTCTCATCAACCACAGTTGACTTAACCATGTTGGGTTTAGCGAGACTGATCAGGTGCTCACATTCATCATTGGTCTAAAAGAAACGGAAACGAAAAGAAAGCCCAAAGATCACATCTCAGACATTTCAATTAAACAACTCTTTTCAGACACAAACCCCCAGAATCACATTTCTAATCTTGTCATGGGTAAGCGAGAGAAAAATGTGTGTTTCCCTCCCTCTACGCCATGTTCACTGAACATTTCCATTAGCAAGGAGAATGGGATCACAAAATCAAATCTTCCTAGTATGAACAAGCAGCAGTGCATGCTCTGTGGCGAGAGAGAAATAGGATCAAGCATGAGGAAACCCCAATGCCTATTGAGATAGTGATGACGCTGTTGGAAAAAGGAATGAGGAATAAATTGAGCTTGTTGAGAACTAAAGGAGTGAAGGGTTGGGAAGAAGGCTTACAATTTTAGTTTAGTACTAGAATGTAAATTTCTTTGAAGTCTTAAATATAGGGTTTATGAATTTAAAGAATAGAGGTTACACTTGATGTAAGAAGGGTTTTTTTGATGAATAAATTTAGTGTTCATTCAAAAAAAAAAAAAAAAAAAAAAGCTCAAATCTTTCAATGAGGGAAACAAGTGTGTTCCTCTCCATAAGTCATATTTAGCACTCAACACTAAGATTAAAGAAGATCTAAACCTAACCTCCACAAGAGCACAAAGTCAACTTGATCAATCAAAATAAAAATCTCAACCTTAGCTTTTTATCTTGTCAGACAAGAAATAATAAATAAAAAAAGATTACCAAGAAATTGTGGTAAACAACAGCTCTAGGCTCCCACGATATCACTTCAACCCAACGCTCCCCGTTCCCTTCCTCGTCTCCTCCATTACTATTATCAAAATTTCACACAAAACAAACTCAGGAAAATTCAATTCGAATTCAAATCGTTAATCACTACTAACCTCTCCTCCTGGCTCTTCCGTACAATGTTGGTCAAATCGTTGGGTTTTGACGAGTTTCTGTTGGCATTTGGAAGTGACAAGATCCCCAGACCCAGAAGTATCATAATCACCACGAGAAGACCGATGAGCACCGTGAAGGCTTGAGTCGATCGCGATGCTGATTTTCGCGGTTGGTAGCGAAGGTTGTTCTTCGATTTCCCCGCCATTGGTTATTGATCTTTTGTTTCTCTTTCAAGATCTAAATGATTAACATTGAACAAGAGTAGTTAAAGAGAAGCTTTTGAGTTTATTTATAAATCTTTAAATAATTATTTTTATTATTATTGTGTAATTTCGTGTGAGATTGATTCTCTTCTTCTCTTCGTGTTTGTCTTCTTTTAGGAAGGTGGCTTTGACTTTTATAACATTGACTCAGCCCCTTTCATTTTCTTATATTTCTTGTTTTGTTCCAAATACTTTTGGTAATCTAGTTGTCACCCC is a genomic window containing:
- the LOC106301760 gene encoding prolyl 4-hydroxylase 5-like — translated: MAGKSKNNLRYQPRKSASRSTQAFTVLIGLLVVIMILLGLGILSLPNANRNSSKPNDLTNIVRKSQEESNGGDEEGNGERWVEVISWEPRAVVYHNFLTNDECEHLISLAKPNMVKSTVVDEKTGGSKDSRVRTSSGTFLKRGHDEVVERIEQRISDFTFIPVENGEGLQVLHYQVGQKYEPHYDYFLDEFNTKNGGQRIATVLMYLSDVDDGGETVFPAAKGNISAVPWWNQLSECGKEGLSVLPKKRDALLFWNMRPDASLDPSSLHGGCPVVKGNKWSSTKWFHVHEFKV